The window GCATAGCTTTCGCCTCTCCTAAATTTGTGTAATTTTGCTTTTCACCAATTATACCGCATGGAAACCATTGCCCCGTATCAATCTAAATATAAGATCAGGTTTGTAACTGCCGCCTCGCTGTTCGACGGGCATGATGCTACCATAAATATTATGCGCCGCATTTTGCAAAGCACCGGCGCCGAGGTGATCCACCTGGGCCACAATCGCAGTGTTGATGAGGTGGTAAATTGCGCCATACAGGAAGATGTGCAGGGCATTGCCCTTACCAGCTACCAGGGCGGGCATTTGGAGTATTTTAAATACATGTACGATTTGCTGCACGAACGCGGCGCGGGGCACATTAAAATATTTGGCGGTGGTGGCGGCGTAATCCTGCCGCAGGAAATTGAGGAACTGCATGCTTATGGCATCTCACGCATCTATTCGCCCGATGATGGCCGCAAAATGGGCTTGCAAGGGATGATCAATGATATGATGCAGCAGTGCGATTTTGAAACCCGCACTAAGCTAAATGGCGAATTAAAGCATTTGCCCGAGAAAGACCCGAAAGCATTGGCTGCCTTAATATCTTTAGCCGAAAATCATCCTGAGCAATACGACGCTGTGAAATTAGCGCCCTCAAAGCATCAATCTGTTATTTTGGGAATTACCGGCACCGGTGGCGCTGGTAAATCATCACTGGTTGACGAGATCGTTCGCCGCTTTTTAGTAGAAACTGGCTCTGCTGACGAACAGATCGGTAAAACACTGGCCATTATTTCTGTCGACCCGAGCAAGCGCAAAACAGGCGGTGCTTTATTAGGCGACCGCATCCGTATGAATGCCATTAACAACCCGCGGGTATATATGCGCTCGCTGGCCACGCGCCAGGCTAATTTAGCTTTGAGCAAGTACGTGCAGGAGTCGATTGATATTTGCAAGGCTGCGGGTTATGATCTGATCATTGTGGAAACTTCGGGTATCGGTCAGTCGGATACGATGATCACCGATTATTGCGATGTTTCCATGTACGTAATGACCCCGGAATTTGGCGCTGCTACCCAGCTGGAAAAGATAGATATGCTGGACTTTGCCGATATAGTAGCCATTAATAAAAGCGATAAACGCGGCGCGCTTGATGCTATACGCGATGTGCGCAAGCAATATAAACGCAACCACCAGTTATTTACTGCGGATGATGCCAGTCTGCCGGTATTTGCCACTATGGCCTCGCAGTTTAACGACCCTGGCATGAACACCCTGTTTGCCAACCTAATGCGTACCATTAAAGAAAAAACGGGCGTTGATTTTAAGGCAGGCGATGCCCACCATGAAGGTGAATCGGAGAAAATATACATCATTCCGCCCGACCGTACCCGCTATTTGGCCGAAATTGCTGAAAGCAGCGCGGCTTATAACCAATGGGTGAACGAGCAATGCGCAGTGGCGCAGCAATTGTTTCAGTTACAAGGGACTTTAGGAATGGTTAAAGGGCATACCCCTACCCCCTCTGAAGAGGGGAAACATACCTTAAATGGTGTGGCTGAACATTTAGAAAAACTGCAAAATTCGTTACAAAATAAACTGCATCCCGAATGTAAAGCCTTGTTGGAGAAATGGCCTGAAGTAGTAAAGACATACAAAGCCGACGATTTTATTTATCATGTACGCGATAAAGAGATCAGGCAGCCTTTAACTACTACTTCCCTATCGCAGTTGCGCATTCCTAAAATATCACTGCCGCGCTACGAGGCCTGGGGTGATGTGTTGCGCTGGCTGTTGACCGAGAACTTACCGGGCGAGTTCCCATACACCGCAGGTGTATTCCCGTTAAAGCGCGAAGGTGAAGACCCAACCCGCATGTTTGCTGGTGAGGGCGGCCCTGAACGTACTAATAAACGTTTCCATTACGTATCGCTTGGTCAGCCGGCGCACCGGTTATCCACCGCGTTCGATTCGGTGACCTTGTATGGTGAGGATCCGCATATCCGCCCTGATATTTATGGCAAGATCGGTAACTCGGGCGTAAGCATTGCTACGCTGGATGATGCTAAGAAACTGTATTCGGGGTTTGACCTATGCCATGCTTCCACATCGGTATCCATGACTATCAACGGCCCCGCCCCTATGCTATTAGGCTTCTTTATGAATGCCGCCATCGATCAGCAATGCGAAAAGTATATTACTGAAAACAAGCTGGAGCATTTAGTGGAAGCGAAGTTTAAGGAAGTATATGATGACAAAAGATTAGCAAGGCCGAAATATGATGGTGTTCTCCCAGAAGGAAACAACGGGCTTGGACTTATGCTATTAGGCCTAACCGGCGACCAGGTGTTACCAGCCGACGTTTATGAGAAGATAAAAGCCTATGCCATATCATCGGTACGTGGCACGGTGCAGGCGGATATATTGAAGGAAGACCAGGCGCAAAACACCTGTATCTTCAGCACTGAATTTGCCCTGCGGATGATGGGCGACATGCAGCAATACTTTATTGATAAAAAAGTAAGGAACTTTTATTCGGTTTCTATTTCCGGCTATCATATTGCTGAAGCAGGCGCTAACCCAATTACGCAACTGGCCTTTACGCTATCTAACGGCTTCACTTATGTGGAATATTACCTGAGCCGGGGAATGCATATTGACGATTTTGCCCCTAACCTGTCGTTCTTCTTCAGCAACGGTATCGATCCGGAATATGCGGTTATTGGTCGTGTGGCGCGCCGTATTTGGGCTAAGGCCATGAAGAATAAATATAAAGGCGGCGAGCGTTCACAAAAGCTGAAATACCATATCCAAACCAGTGGTCGCTCGTTGCACGCGCAGGAGATTGACTTTAACGATATCCGTACCACCCTGCAGGCTTTATACGCCATTTACGATAACTGTAACTCGCTGCACACTAATGCTTATGATGAAGCTATCACCACGCCTACCGAGGAATCTGTGCGCAGGGCTATGGCTATCCAACTAATCATCAACCGCGAGTTAGGTTTAGCCAAAAACGAAAACCCGCTACAGGGCGCGTTTATTATTGAGGAACTGACTGACCTGGTTGAAGAAGCTGTTATGGCCGAATTTAAACGCATCAATGATCGTGGCGGCGTATTGGGCGCTATGGAAACCATGTACCAGCGCGGTAAAATACAGGAGGAATCGCTGTACTACGAGACCCTGAAACACACGGGCGAGTTCCCCATAATTGGTGTAAATACTTTCCTAAATAAAAAAGGTTCGCCAACGGTGACACCATCCGAGGTAATAAGGGCTACTGAAGAGGAAAAGCAGTTTCAGATCTCGGCCTTAAGCAATTTCCAGCAGCGCAATGCCGAACGTGCTCCGCAACTATTAACCGAACTACAGCACAAAGCCATTGCCGGCGAAAACATTTTCAGCAGCCTGATGGAGGCCTGTAAATATTGTTCGCTGGGGCAAATATCGCATGCGTTGTACCAGGTGGGCGGGCAGTATAGAAGGAATATGTAGCTGTTAGTGATTAGAGCCTATCATTCTGTGTTTTATATCACAAAGCATGCAGGAAAAAACCATCCATATCCCATTCAACCGCGAGCATTATATAAATAACCAAAAGGTAATTTGGGATTTGATGTATAAGGAGGTTTCCGGCAGCTATTACATTTATATAGCGGCTACTGTTATTGTGCTTGCTATAGGCCTGGCGGTTGATTTAAAGGGCGGGTTCCCTATCACCACTATCATAGGTATCGGTATGCTGATCTCCATCCTCTTGAAGTTCCGGCATGTACGTAAAGTAAAAAGGAATTTCTTCACCCGGGCAAATGATATCGCAACGCTACACGAAACAGCATTAGGCGATACTACCTATATCTTCACTAACGATACCCTGACCGTTCAAAACAACCAGCAAACCAAACGATATAATTGGGATGATTTTGAACCACTGGTGTATTTTGAGAATACATTGATCCTGAAAGTAAAGAAAGGCGAATCTGAGTATATTATTGTTTCGCAATATGAAGTAAGCCACGCAGATTTTGATGAGATACACAGCATATTGAACGAAAAAATGGCGGCTTATAGTTTAGTAACCTAATCACTAATCAACCATCTCCCATCACTGTTTGCAAACGCTTAATGCTGTTCTATTTTATACAATATCCAATTATCAGTTTCGTATTTTTTCTCTACGTATAAACGGTTATCGGCATTGCGTATTTGCTGCAAATACTTTTTGGTGAGCTGCGTATAACCATAAGCCGGGTTCTTATCGCTCGCTACCAGCATATAATCGGCGTATTTGCCCGGTGCTTCAACTGCGCTTAAAAAATTCTGCTGGTAAGGCATTATCATCGATCGCACATTACCAACAAATGCCACAATAGGATAAGCTACAGCGTCATCAACCATTACATGCGGGTCGCCGGGGAGCGAGTTAATATAGTTGGCAATATCCTGGTTGCTGTCCTGGGTATCCGGCACTTCGGTTTTTAATAGTACGTTAATAAAATGGTGCTCCTCGGCTATGTACGATTTATCTAAAAACTGATACCCTGTGTATATCTGTAATACGATCACCAACAGCAGCAAAATTTTAAAATTGGTTTGGTTTTTAACAGTATTAGCCCTGAATATTACACACAACAAAGCCAATATCAAAAACAACATATAATACTGGTGGGTAAGGTATACCTTATCGTACTTTATCCGCAAAAACTCCACAAATGCAAAGGGGGTAAATAGCGTAAGTATCTGGTAAGTTTTTTGGCGGAACAGGTATAGTGCTACTAATATCAGCGGACAAAACAGTATAACCCTTAACGATATAATAATAGATGCTTCGGGCAATTTATGATGCCCGGTGGTATCCAATAACATGTTATAATCTATCTTCTCGGCCAGTACGCTCCAGGTGGCGTATGGACTATCTATAAAGTAGTTCAAGTCGGCAGCATGGGTAAGGTTAAGCATTTTATATATCAGTACCGATACCAGGGGCAGTATAAATATAATGATATACAGTGCAAACGTTTTGTTGATGAGTTTACGCCGCAACGAGGGATTATTAAAACTGGTAAATAGTCGGAATATGGATTCTTTTTCGCTAAGGTTTAAGCTTTGTATGGAAATAGACAACACCAATGGCAAAAAGAATAGTGTAAGCCAAATGAACTTGTAATCGCAAAAAACCAGCACTACCAAACATATACTGGCTATAGATACGTGAAAAGTGGTATTTGAATTATAAAACTTGAAAATATTAAGGAAGAACAAAAAGAAAAACACCATTTGCAAATACATGGATTTGCCCGAACAGGCCATATACAGGATGCCCGGATGCAGCATAAATACCACCAACAAAAGCAACAGGTAAAAGTCGTCTGCCAAGCGCTTGGTTAACGTGTTGGCCATGATATTGAACAGCAGCCCGGTGCCTACTGCCGATGCCAGTATAGGTGCCAGGTTGTAGCTGATGACCGTAAAAATAAATGTAGCATAAAAAGGAAAAATAGGTGATGTTAAACCAATCACCTTAAGCCGGTCGCCTATACCTTCAAAAACTATTTTAGATTTTTCCACATAAAACAGCGACTCCTGGTTGAAGTACCCCAGGTTATTGAGATATACGGCGCAAATCACATAATAAAGGATCAACACCAACGTAATTAAAAGTAAGAATAACGGCTTTGATATCCTCATTTCACAACGTTTGTTGGGTTATTAACTTTACTTAAACCATGGTTGGTTTTTTCCCAGTAAAAGGGGTTAGTTACCAATTGCCATAAGCCCTTATAAGCCGATGCCGAATGCATTAGCCAATAAATAGGGTTGGCTATAGCAAATAATATTAACTCGTAATAACGGCGTTTAAATACGGCCATCATATTTATATATATCATAAGGATGTTACCCACCATCAAATTAAATATGGACATGAACAGCACCCAATCCGGAAATAATTCCCTTATGCCCTCAAGGTCGAATACCACATATGCGATAAAAATGGATAGTAGCAGCGGATATACCAGAAAAGTAACAGGTGTTGCGCCAACAAAAAAATTAAAACCAAGGAAACCACGCCAGCCTACTTTTTTCAGCAGCTTACGCGGATTGCGCATATGCACCAGGTACGTTTGCATATAACCTTTTATCCAGCGCGAGCGCTGACGTATCCAGTTCAGGAAATCGTTATTAGCTTCCTCGTAAGTGGTGGAGTTAATAATGGCTACTTTATAACCTTTGGAGTAAGCACGCAACCCTAAATCGGCATCTTCAGTAACATTGAACGGGTCCCAGGCGCCCAGTTCAATCAGGTTGGCCATTTTAAAATGGTTACTGGTACCACCCAGTGGTATTGGGATATCCAGGGTATCAAGCCCGGGCAGCATATAATCAAACCAATACGAATATTCCAGGGTAAACATCCTGGTGAGGAAATTCTCGCCCCGGTTAAAATAGTTCAGCGCGCTTTGCACACATATATAGTTGGCCGGCAGCTTATTAAACAGCGCCACTACTTTTTTTAGTTGGTCGGTATCGGGTATATCCTCGGCATCGTAAATGGTAAGGTATTTCCCACGAGAAAAATGCAGGCCATAGTTACAAGCTTTAGGCTTGGTTTTAGGCATATGGAACGGCACTACGATCACCTCAAAAATTGCCGGGAAATCCAGGTCGCGAACCGCATTTAATGTTTTATCGTCGTCCTCCTCAATAATCAGTTTAATATCCAGCTTTTCCCGCGGGTAATCAAGGCTTTGTAAGTTCCATATCAGCTTTTTAATCAGCTTATCTTCTTTGTATACCGGCAGGTGAATGGTATAAACAGGCAGCTCATCGTCAACAACCTCCCTTACCTCTTCTTTAGTGACGGCCTGGAATAGCTCAAACCTCGACCCAACCAGCGCCAAAAAAAGCTTAAATACTATAGCCACCAGGAAAAAAGTGCTGAGCACTACATTGATGATAATAGATACGGTTTTAAAGTTGAGAAACAGACCAGTTACTACTACGCCCAGCAATACGAATATAAATATCAGTTGCTGTGGTGTAAAAGTAATAATGGCCGAATTACCGGGGTCCCGGTTCAATAATTCAAACACGGCCGATTTTACATATTTCTCGCCCAGCAGCTTATGGCTCATCCAGGTAATATCCAAATCCGATGCTACAATAATCTCGGGTTCCATATCAAATGTGAACCTTATAAAATCAATAAACAGCGTGTTGGTCGGGTCGGCCATTAGGGTTACCACCTTGCCGTTCTCTATCCGTAAGGGCAGCGCCAGGTGCTCGTCGGCAAATTTCAGTTCGATTTTCCCGAGCACGCTCTTATCCGATCCCTCTTTCCTAACCTGTTGGAAAGGATAGCCGGCATTGATCATAGACCGCTCGTAATTTTTACGCGATATGTACCCG of the Mucilaginibacter boryungensis genome contains:
- a CDS encoding methylmalonyl-CoA mutase family protein, encoding METIAPYQSKYKIRFVTAASLFDGHDATINIMRRILQSTGAEVIHLGHNRSVDEVVNCAIQEDVQGIALTSYQGGHLEYFKYMYDLLHERGAGHIKIFGGGGGVILPQEIEELHAYGISRIYSPDDGRKMGLQGMINDMMQQCDFETRTKLNGELKHLPEKDPKALAALISLAENHPEQYDAVKLAPSKHQSVILGITGTGGAGKSSLVDEIVRRFLVETGSADEQIGKTLAIISVDPSKRKTGGALLGDRIRMNAINNPRVYMRSLATRQANLALSKYVQESIDICKAAGYDLIIVETSGIGQSDTMITDYCDVSMYVMTPEFGAATQLEKIDMLDFADIVAINKSDKRGALDAIRDVRKQYKRNHQLFTADDASLPVFATMASQFNDPGMNTLFANLMRTIKEKTGVDFKAGDAHHEGESEKIYIIPPDRTRYLAEIAESSAAYNQWVNEQCAVAQQLFQLQGTLGMVKGHTPTPSEEGKHTLNGVAEHLEKLQNSLQNKLHPECKALLEKWPEVVKTYKADDFIYHVRDKEIRQPLTTTSLSQLRIPKISLPRYEAWGDVLRWLLTENLPGEFPYTAGVFPLKREGEDPTRMFAGEGGPERTNKRFHYVSLGQPAHRLSTAFDSVTLYGEDPHIRPDIYGKIGNSGVSIATLDDAKKLYSGFDLCHASTSVSMTINGPAPMLLGFFMNAAIDQQCEKYITENKLEHLVEAKFKEVYDDKRLARPKYDGVLPEGNNGLGLMLLGLTGDQVLPADVYEKIKAYAISSVRGTVQADILKEDQAQNTCIFSTEFALRMMGDMQQYFIDKKVRNFYSVSISGYHIAEAGANPITQLAFTLSNGFTYVEYYLSRGMHIDDFAPNLSFFFSNGIDPEYAVIGRVARRIWAKAMKNKYKGGERSQKLKYHIQTSGRSLHAQEIDFNDIRTTLQALYAIYDNCNSLHTNAYDEAITTPTEESVRRAMAIQLIINRELGLAKNENPLQGAFIIEELTDLVEEAVMAEFKRINDRGGVLGAMETMYQRGKIQEESLYYETLKHTGEFPIIGVNTFLNKKGSPTVTPSEVIRATEEEKQFQISALSNFQQRNAERAPQLLTELQHKAIAGENIFSSLMEACKYCSLGQISHALYQVGGQYRRNM
- a CDS encoding glycosyltransferase family 2 protein, with the protein product MSLAIPEILVKDKFITPGEREKIHDLSARMGMCFIKVALNFGYISRKNYERSMINAGYPFQQVRKEGSDKSVLGKIELKFADEHLALPLRIENGKVVTLMADPTNTLFIDFIRFTFDMEPEIIVASDLDITWMSHKLLGEKYVKSAVFELLNRDPGNSAIITFTPQQLIFIFVLLGVVVTGLFLNFKTVSIIINVVLSTFFLVAIVFKLFLALVGSRFELFQAVTKEEVREVVDDELPVYTIHLPVYKEDKLIKKLIWNLQSLDYPREKLDIKLIIEEDDDKTLNAVRDLDFPAIFEVIVVPFHMPKTKPKACNYGLHFSRGKYLTIYDAEDIPDTDQLKKVVALFNKLPANYICVQSALNYFNRGENFLTRMFTLEYSYWFDYMLPGLDTLDIPIPLGGTSNHFKMANLIELGAWDPFNVTEDADLGLRAYSKGYKVAIINSTTYEEANNDFLNWIRQRSRWIKGYMQTYLVHMRNPRKLLKKVGWRGFLGFNFFVGATPVTFLVYPLLLSIFIAYVVFDLEGIRELFPDWVLFMSIFNLMVGNILMIYINMMAVFKRRYYELILFAIANPIYWLMHSASAYKGLWQLVTNPFYWEKTNHGLSKVNNPTNVVK